A single window of Pectobacterium parmentieri DNA harbors:
- a CDS encoding DUF5682 family protein, whose product MSLSNIVLPARMKQALATWDFLQSQQIYFAPVRHHSPACAYGLLSLIEDIHPDHILIEAPVSFNHLLPDLLHPDAKPPIAVMGQADVQSREPQDGETPQTATRSAFFPFCDYSPEWVALHAGHQHRAALRFIDLPWVEQITIEERQDDVSQSLQAERYLAHSQFISALAKKCYCRDHDDLWEHLFELRSIEALSDWQQLFRDTLVWCALARLDYEPQVLEAEGSAQREAHMLAAIMQVRAENPTGKILVVTGGFHSLALLEGLSHDGKSFNVFTDAAQKQYQKQLKQAEKDHAWLIRYSFDRLDALNGYASGMPAPAYYQRSWKMLMAQRSDRRAEKALPPLTTQEYRNNMGMRFLSEVASMLRAKAFDDPPSYITVKNAVEQYVQLAALRGHDGPGRYDLLDGLQSSFIKGSIDDAQSELWLEIQKTFSGYALGQIPAGSATPPLVDETYRLAKYHRFKLDDTLVKQSRLDIYRNPQHRARSRFLHLLSFLEVGFATRSNGPDFLGGHNLDLLFEEWHYAWTPSIEGRLIALSEKGSQLEAIAIDKVVYLEKQLEEQGQNRSSKNAVHVLIQAALLGLQSRLAGLFRLLHDDIHNDFRLDSLVECGHSLIHLWRGRDFLGLRNQPELTQLLFTLVPQALFCLPTITAGDESQQETHFTALLALRELIEFMPTLDPSSTASRDFYHQLQQISPELKDVPLLKGAVDALRYLGDDIDERALDDNLSSVFSQGSDPEPAVRYFVGLMRAVPELIIKTPHLVDKLNMLISQWDDDRFLHVLPDLRFAFSQLTPKQNATLASYVAEQCGFSEPEMHLWQTDFTEQEMLQTMQLNQRLQQQLAENDLLSWYEKEKGPA is encoded by the coding sequence GTGAGTCTCTCGAACATCGTACTGCCCGCACGGATGAAACAGGCGCTGGCAACATGGGATTTTTTGCAGTCGCAGCAGATCTATTTCGCGCCGGTGCGCCACCATAGCCCTGCTTGTGCCTATGGTCTGCTGTCATTGATTGAAGATATCCATCCCGATCACATCCTGATTGAGGCACCGGTCAGTTTTAATCACTTATTGCCTGATTTGCTTCACCCTGACGCGAAGCCTCCCATCGCGGTGATGGGACAGGCCGACGTTCAATCCCGTGAGCCGCAAGACGGTGAAACGCCGCAAACGGCTACGCGTAGCGCTTTTTTCCCTTTCTGTGACTACTCGCCCGAATGGGTGGCTCTGCACGCCGGGCATCAACACCGCGCGGCATTGCGTTTTATTGATTTGCCGTGGGTTGAACAAATCACGATTGAGGAACGTCAGGATGATGTCAGCCAAAGCCTGCAAGCAGAACGCTATCTCGCCCACAGCCAGTTTATTTCAGCACTCGCTAAGAAATGCTATTGCCGCGATCACGATGATTTATGGGAACATTTATTTGAATTACGCTCGATTGAGGCACTGAGCGACTGGCAGCAGCTTTTCCGCGATACGCTGGTTTGGTGTGCGCTGGCACGACTGGATTATGAGCCTCAGGTTTTGGAGGCTGAAGGTTCCGCGCAGCGTGAGGCACATATGCTTGCCGCTATCATGCAGGTCCGTGCTGAAAACCCGACGGGGAAAATTCTGGTCGTCACGGGTGGTTTTCATTCTCTGGCGCTGCTCGAAGGGTTGTCTCATGACGGTAAGTCATTCAATGTTTTCACGGATGCCGCGCAAAAGCAGTACCAAAAACAGCTTAAGCAGGCAGAAAAAGATCACGCGTGGCTGATTCGCTATAGCTTTGACAGATTAGATGCGCTCAATGGATATGCATCCGGCATGCCTGCGCCCGCTTACTACCAGCGAAGCTGGAAAATGCTCATGGCGCAACGGAGCGATCGGCGGGCGGAAAAGGCGTTGCCGCCGCTAACGACTCAGGAATATCGTAATAACATGGGGATGCGTTTTTTGTCTGAGGTTGCCAGCATGCTCCGTGCTAAAGCTTTTGACGATCCTCCCAGCTATATCACGGTAAAAAATGCAGTAGAGCAGTATGTTCAGCTTGCAGCATTGCGCGGGCATGACGGCCCTGGCCGTTACGATCTGCTGGATGGACTACAGAGTAGTTTTATCAAAGGCAGTATTGATGATGCGCAGAGTGAACTGTGGCTTGAGATCCAAAAAACATTTTCCGGCTATGCGCTAGGACAGATTCCGGCCGGCAGTGCGACGCCCCCGCTGGTCGATGAAACCTATCGGTTAGCGAAATATCACCGCTTTAAACTTGATGACACGCTCGTCAAACAGAGCCGCTTGGATATCTATCGCAACCCGCAGCATCGTGCTCGCAGCCGCTTTCTTCATCTGCTGAGCTTCCTTGAAGTCGGATTTGCGACGCGCAGTAACGGCCCTGATTTTTTGGGCGGTCACAATCTCGATCTGCTATTTGAAGAGTGGCACTATGCGTGGACGCCGTCGATCGAAGGGCGATTGATTGCGCTCTCGGAGAAGGGTAGCCAGCTCGAAGCGATTGCCATCGATAAAGTCGTCTATCTGGAAAAACAGTTAGAGGAGCAAGGGCAGAATCGGTCGAGTAAAAATGCGGTACATGTGCTGATTCAGGCGGCGCTATTGGGTTTACAGTCGCGTTTAGCCGGGCTATTTCGTTTATTGCATGACGATATACACAACGATTTTCGCTTAGATTCACTCGTTGAATGCGGGCACAGCCTGATTCATCTATGGCGCGGGCGTGATTTTCTTGGCTTACGCAATCAGCCTGAATTAACGCAACTCTTGTTTACGTTGGTTCCGCAGGCATTGTTTTGTTTACCGACCATCACGGCCGGCGATGAATCACAGCAGGAAACGCATTTTACGGCACTGCTTGCCCTGCGTGAGCTGATTGAATTTATGCCTACGCTCGACCCTTCCAGCACCGCCAGTCGCGATTTTTACCACCAATTGCAGCAGATCTCCCCAGAGCTAAAGGACGTGCCGTTATTAAAAGGGGCGGTTGATGCGCTGCGCTATCTCGGTGACGACATTGATGAGCGCGCCCTTGATGACAACCTATCGAGTGTCTTTAGTCAGGGGAGCGATCCTGAGCCGGCGGTGCGCTATTTCGTGGGATTAATGCGCGCGGTTCCTGAGCTAATCATCAAGACACCGCATTTAGTCGATAAGCTAAATATGTTGATTTCGCAGTGGGATGACGATCGTTTTCTGCATGTGTTGCCTGACCTGCGTTTTGCTTTCAGCCAACTCACACCGAAGCAGAATGCGACGTTAGCGAGCTATGTTGCGGAGCAATGCGGCTTCTCTGAGCCGGAAATGCATCTTTGGCAAACGGACTTCACGGAGCAGGAGATGCTACAGACGATGCAGTTAAACCAGCGGCTGCAACAACAGCTAGCGGAAAACGATTTACTGTCATGGTACGAGAAAGAGAAGGGCCCAGCTTGA
- a CDS encoding ATP-binding protein: protein MEKHPSTASNVLRQHAEIRFADELARLAKADENNPKPQGWLRSPRAVRQFILGDETLGISAKFFGDNALVDRAIVTLLGKQGLMLVGEPGTAKSMLSELFAAAISGDSGLTIQGTAGTTEDHIKYSWNYALLLAEGPTERALIGSPLYQGMMQGRIVRFEEITRCPPEIQDILVSLMSEKQLMIPEMGDQGRISAKPGFNLIGTANLRDRGVHEMSAALKRRFNFETVRPIQDPEFEIELIQTQLTRELGELAALVTVPPSVIELLVTTFQELRSGNTRDGGSIKTPDAVMSSAEAVNIAYASALEAHYLGDSTLNAGAIARQIIGVVLKDNPDDAKRMRYYVDNVARERAKSSDDWKAFYDASRLFWK from the coding sequence ATGGAAAAACACCCATCGACGGCCAGCAATGTGCTGCGTCAGCATGCCGAAATTCGCTTTGCGGATGAATTAGCGCGCCTGGCTAAAGCGGACGAAAATAACCCTAAGCCGCAGGGGTGGCTGCGCTCGCCTCGTGCTGTGCGCCAGTTTATTTTAGGTGACGAGACCTTAGGGATCTCTGCGAAGTTTTTTGGCGATAATGCGCTGGTCGATCGCGCAATCGTGACGCTGCTGGGGAAACAGGGATTGATGCTGGTTGGTGAACCCGGAACGGCAAAATCTATGCTGTCTGAGCTGTTTGCAGCGGCTATCTCGGGTGATTCTGGCCTGACGATTCAAGGCACTGCGGGAACAACCGAAGACCATATCAAGTATTCATGGAACTATGCGCTGTTGCTTGCTGAAGGTCCCACCGAGCGGGCGCTGATCGGTTCACCGCTCTATCAGGGGATGATGCAGGGCAGGATTGTTCGTTTTGAGGAAATCACCCGCTGTCCGCCGGAAATACAGGATATTCTGGTTTCGCTGATGTCTGAAAAACAGTTGATGATCCCTGAAATGGGTGATCAAGGGCGGATCAGCGCCAAACCCGGTTTTAACCTGATTGGCACGGCGAACTTGCGCGATCGCGGCGTACACGAAATGTCAGCGGCATTAAAACGGCGCTTTAACTTTGAAACCGTGAGGCCGATTCAAGATCCTGAATTCGAGATCGAGTTGATTCAAACACAGCTTACGCGTGAACTGGGCGAACTGGCTGCGCTTGTCACTGTGCCACCGAGCGTCATTGAACTGCTGGTGACCACATTCCAGGAACTTCGCTCCGGCAATACGCGCGACGGTGGCAGCATCAAAACGCCGGATGCGGTGATGTCGAGTGCGGAAGCCGTCAATATTGCCTATGCCTCCGCGCTTGAGGCGCATTATTTGGGCGATAGCACGCTGAATGCGGGCGCCATCGCACGCCAGATTATCGGCGTGGTGTTAAAAGATAACCCTGATGATGCGAAACGTATGCGCTACTACGTGGATAACGTCGCGCGGGAACGGGCAAAAAGCAGCGACGACTGGAAAGCGTTTTATGATGCCTCACGACTGTTTTGGAAGTAA
- a CDS encoding DUF4132 domain-containing protein, protein MIRKLFDLFPFFGNKDITPTEKLLQESLLPLAEFDKTLPEKLFDYVMSGTEPEVVYTLNQLDADKATVLLDKPGTVDWWYVQNNSFNSNEYNKIIRQAINSRYKLYSEVGKELTNEQIIRFAKVLAAVCQNKNIKVTTGEVPNWMIYLLCDALFTTLKSTSNESLKLMHRTGWRIQLLADLIASEQGHDKGESILFAIFDRAEISEHYISQLNIFFELPDLYAYIEDHAQFVRTTLVEKLSAPGLIQFLKYLSERETLRISFSDVIVKLALEQRKTVRNEAEPLLNILPASDVKMHLSDILFNGTPKQRSQAADLFARQGENKDILEHALQLEKSKAVIKSIESAITRFGVVDTAKNIELPDLPELTLLADTPLPESAKDILIENLVEMVEKAKINAEKEIEENKSSKHKYKWAQNYYNEIKGISADRCRYLVDRLNLGNNATPLSSEEANVIKYKKRISNLPEFTLYHAMRVIFGNEHGNVNLSTTRIENEAPAHVLAGLELRQIESVLQKLACRDPAREVAKLCLESYNDGLKLFPKPEQLWPFFSQYPEYIAEALGLLPNKSENKYRQFELGHAFELLGKFPTIPAQFIPRIMELALGENKTFRVSAQQLLEKLPNVHVNAQESLHSAKQEIRITTIEWLARIKNKDSIAPLYALLKKEKRETVRAALLAALEQFGEDISPYLSEKILREEALKGLKANPPASMSWFDYSVIPPLKWENGKAVDADIIKWWIILAVKLKAPTGNALLQRYVGSLAKESQHKLGHFILHTFIAQDVKNPSLEDAMLEAHKEAPGRLKNYQYYLERYPEYYQKYENYTLEQVTEEIKHEVLRRYLGSAISEKGMLALTSHIEGHVAVSALRNYMRDHYPRRSQIEAMICAVAVSDDPIIIQLLLSLSRRYRTAAIQEKARELVKEIADRNGWSADELADRTIPTAGMDETGTLVLEYGERTFTARMDSKQRLVLLNPEGKEIKALPAARKTDNEEQIKDAKKLFSSSKKELKQIIDLQTARLYESMCAQRQWSSEDWQTYIMIHPVMRPLIERLVWQEIKDGQVLNTFRPTDDGCLINLEDDEVELSSGTVIQLAHAAVVDNDTREAWIAHFNDYKVTFLFSQMVNTVPELDLKQVEIEDRKGWLTDTFTLRGVLTKMGYQRAPAEDGGSFGHYYKHFSSLDLYVNIGFSGSYVPEENIPAVLFDLSFEKNQQNYWDRNNLALQDVPPILLAESYADYLKVALACSGYDADWESKTPW, encoded by the coding sequence ATGATAAGGAAGTTATTCGATCTTTTCCCCTTTTTTGGCAATAAGGACATCACGCCAACGGAAAAATTGCTGCAAGAATCTCTATTACCGCTTGCAGAGTTTGATAAAACGTTGCCAGAAAAATTGTTCGATTATGTCATGTCAGGCACTGAACCTGAGGTCGTTTATACCTTAAACCAACTGGATGCCGATAAAGCAACGGTACTTTTGGATAAGCCAGGCACGGTTGATTGGTGGTATGTTCAAAATAATAGCTTCAACTCCAATGAATATAATAAAATAATAAGGCAAGCAATAAATTCACGCTATAAGCTTTATTCTGAAGTCGGTAAAGAACTAACCAATGAGCAAATTATACGTTTTGCAAAGGTATTAGCCGCAGTATGCCAAAATAAAAATATAAAAGTTACCACAGGCGAAGTGCCAAACTGGATGATTTATTTGCTGTGTGATGCGCTGTTTACGACGTTAAAAAGCACCTCCAATGAGAGTCTGAAATTAATGCATCGAACGGGTTGGCGTATTCAACTTCTTGCAGACCTGATTGCCAGTGAGCAGGGCCATGATAAGGGCGAATCTATTTTATTTGCTATCTTTGATAGGGCGGAAATATCTGAACATTATATTTCGCAGTTAAATATTTTCTTTGAACTCCCTGATTTGTATGCCTACATCGAAGATCATGCGCAATTTGTTCGCACCACGCTGGTGGAGAAGCTTTCTGCACCCGGGTTGATTCAATTCCTGAAATATTTATCCGAGCGTGAAACGTTGCGTATTTCATTCTCGGATGTCATTGTTAAATTAGCGCTGGAACAACGAAAAACGGTACGCAATGAAGCGGAACCGCTGCTGAATATTCTCCCTGCTAGCGATGTTAAAATGCATCTGAGTGATATCCTGTTTAATGGTACGCCAAAACAGCGATCTCAGGCCGCCGATCTCTTTGCCCGTCAGGGTGAAAATAAAGATATTTTAGAGCATGCGTTGCAGTTGGAAAAAAGTAAGGCAGTGATAAAAAGTATCGAAAGTGCCATTACGCGTTTTGGCGTTGTTGATACGGCAAAAAATATTGAACTTCCTGATTTACCTGAGCTAACGCTGCTTGCCGATACGCCATTGCCTGAAAGTGCAAAAGACATTCTTATCGAAAACTTGGTCGAGATGGTGGAAAAAGCAAAAATAAATGCAGAAAAAGAAATAGAAGAAAATAAATCGAGCAAGCATAAATATAAATGGGCGCAGAATTATTATAATGAAATAAAAGGAATTAGCGCTGATCGCTGCCGTTATTTAGTCGATAGACTTAATTTGGGGAATAATGCGACACCTCTATCTAGTGAAGAGGCTAATGTTATTAAATATAAAAAACGCATTAGCAATCTTCCTGAATTTACCCTTTATCATGCGATGAGAGTTATTTTCGGCAACGAGCATGGTAACGTTAATTTAAGCACCACCCGAATAGAAAATGAAGCGCCAGCTCATGTTCTTGCTGGATTGGAATTACGGCAGATTGAAAGTGTTTTGCAGAAACTGGCATGCCGTGATCCTGCTCGGGAAGTCGCCAAGCTATGTTTAGAATCCTATAACGATGGGTTGAAACTCTTCCCTAAGCCGGAACAGCTTTGGCCTTTTTTCTCTCAATACCCAGAATATATTGCCGAAGCGCTGGGGCTGTTGCCGAATAAGAGCGAAAACAAATATAGACAATTTGAATTAGGCCATGCTTTCGAGTTGCTTGGTAAGTTCCCTACCATCCCCGCACAATTTATTCCCCGAATTATGGAATTGGCATTAGGTGAAAATAAAACGTTCCGCGTGAGTGCGCAGCAATTGCTTGAAAAATTGCCAAATGTGCATGTGAATGCACAGGAAAGTTTGCACTCCGCGAAACAAGAAATCCGTATTACCACGATCGAGTGGCTGGCGCGTATAAAAAATAAAGACAGCATCGCTCCGCTTTATGCATTGTTAAAGAAAGAAAAAAGAGAAACGGTACGTGCCGCTTTGTTGGCGGCATTGGAGCAGTTTGGTGAAGACATTTCGCCTTATTTATCAGAAAAAATACTGCGCGAAGAAGCCTTGAAGGGGTTGAAGGCGAACCCTCCTGCGAGCATGAGCTGGTTTGACTATAGCGTGATACCGCCATTGAAATGGGAAAACGGCAAGGCCGTCGATGCTGACATCATTAAATGGTGGATAATCCTGGCAGTAAAATTAAAAGCGCCTACAGGTAACGCGTTATTACAGCGTTATGTCGGTTCATTAGCTAAAGAGAGCCAGCATAAACTGGGGCATTTTATTTTACACACGTTTATCGCGCAGGATGTAAAAAACCCATCGCTGGAAGATGCGATGTTGGAAGCGCATAAAGAGGCACCAGGACGTTTAAAGAACTATCAATATTATCTTGAACGTTATCCTGAATATTACCAAAAGTATGAGAATTACACGCTGGAGCAGGTGACCGAAGAAATAAAGCATGAAGTCTTGCGGCGCTATTTAGGCTCCGCAATCAGTGAGAAAGGCATGCTGGCGTTGACGAGCCATATTGAAGGCCATGTTGCCGTCTCTGCATTACGAAATTATATGCGCGACCATTATCCGCGTCGTTCACAGATTGAGGCGATGATTTGCGCGGTGGCAGTTAGCGACGATCCGATCATTATCCAACTGTTACTCTCACTGTCACGTCGCTACCGTACTGCAGCGATTCAGGAAAAGGCGCGCGAATTAGTCAAAGAGATTGCCGATCGCAATGGCTGGAGTGCCGATGAGTTGGCTGACCGCACGATCCCCACTGCCGGGATGGATGAAACGGGAACGTTGGTGCTGGAGTACGGCGAGAGGACTTTTACCGCTCGTATGGACAGTAAGCAACGGTTGGTGCTCCTGAACCCAGAAGGGAAAGAAATTAAAGCACTGCCTGCGGCTCGTAAAACGGATAATGAAGAGCAGATAAAAGACGCGAAAAAGCTGTTCTCGTCGAGCAAAAAAGAGTTGAAGCAGATAATTGATCTCCAAACTGCACGTTTGTATGAATCGATGTGTGCCCAGCGCCAATGGTCAAGTGAAGACTGGCAGACTTACATCATGATTCACCCGGTGATGCGCCCGCTGATTGAGCGTTTAGTGTGGCAAGAAATAAAGGATGGGCAGGTGCTCAATACCTTCAGGCCAACGGATGACGGTTGCTTAATTAATCTTGAAGATGATGAGGTTGAATTATCAAGCGGTACGGTGATTCAGCTTGCTCATGCTGCGGTGGTGGATAACGACACGCGTGAAGCCTGGATTGCGCATTTTAACGACTATAAAGTGACATTTTTATTCTCGCAGATGGTGAACACCGTGCCAGAACTCGATCTTAAACAGGTTGAAATTGAGGATAGAAAAGGGTGGCTGACTGATACGTTCACGCTGCGCGGCGTCTTAACCAAGATGGGATATCAGCGTGCGCCAGCGGAAGATGGTGGGTCGTTTGGTCATTATTACAAGCATTTCAGTAGCCTGGATTTGTACGTGAATATTGGATTTAGCGGCAGCTACGTGCCAGAAGAAAACATTCCAGCGGTGTTGTTTGATTTGAGCTTTGAGAAAAATCAGCAAAATTACTGGGATCGCAATAACCTGGCATTGCAGGACGTTCCCCCTATCTTACTGGCAGAAAGCTATGCCGATTATCTGAAAGTCGCACTGGCCTGCTCAGGATACGATGCCGACTGGGAAAGCAAAACGCCTTGGTAA
- the cpxP gene encoding cell-envelope stress modulator CpxP, translating into MQQFATLSLASLLMLGTFTASAAENGDALVSGWHSDDSAAKGASSQQGMFDGVRLTEQQRQQMRDLMHQSRQDKPAFNTDDVKAMHQLVTAETFDEAAVRAQITRMMSVQIERQIQMTRVRNQMYNLLTPAQKDILELKHKQRMKEMQQQISMFNQMAAPPPGTTNHTETDSPE; encoded by the coding sequence ATGCAACAGTTCGCAACCTTATCTCTTGCTTCACTGCTTATGTTAGGCACTTTTACCGCCTCTGCAGCAGAGAATGGGGATGCTCTGGTGAGCGGCTGGCATAGTGATGATTCCGCCGCTAAAGGCGCATCCAGCCAGCAAGGTATGTTCGATGGCGTGAGGCTGACGGAGCAACAGCGCCAGCAAATGCGTGATTTGATGCACCAGAGCCGTCAGGACAAACCGGCGTTTAATACCGACGATGTTAAAGCCATGCATCAGTTGGTGACGGCGGAAACGTTTGATGAAGCGGCAGTGCGAGCGCAGATAACCCGAATGATGAGTGTGCAGATTGAGCGTCAGATTCAGATGACCCGAGTGCGCAACCAAATGTATAACCTGCTGACGCCAGCGCAGAAAGACATTTTAGAGCTGAAGCATAAGCAACGTATGAAAGAGATGCAGCAGCAGATATCCATGTTTAATCAGATGGCCGCGCCACCACCAGGTACGACAAACCATACTGAGACAGATAGTCCCGAGTAG
- the cpxR gene encoding envelope stress response regulator transcription factor CpxR, which translates to MNKILLVDDDKELTALLKELLEMEGFNVVVAYDGEQALQIVDNTIDLLLLDVMMPKKNGIDTLKELRQQHQTPVIMLTARGSELDRVLGLELGADDYLPKPFNDRELVARIRAILRRSNWTDQQQAGDNSAPTLEVDGLRLNPGRQEASFDDVVLDLTGTEFTLLYLLAQRLGQVVSREHLSQEVLGKRLTPFDRAIDMHISNLRRKLPERKDSLPWFKTLRGRGYLMVSAA; encoded by the coding sequence ATGAATAAAATTCTGTTGGTTGATGACGATAAAGAGCTGACCGCTTTATTGAAAGAGTTGCTCGAAATGGAAGGTTTTAACGTCGTTGTCGCCTACGACGGCGAGCAGGCGTTACAGATAGTCGATAACACCATTGACCTGTTATTACTGGATGTGATGATGCCGAAGAAAAACGGTATCGATACATTAAAAGAACTACGGCAACAGCATCAAACGCCGGTCATCATGTTGACCGCTCGCGGCAGTGAATTAGATCGCGTTCTTGGCCTGGAGCTGGGTGCCGACGATTATCTACCGAAGCCCTTTAACGACAGGGAGCTGGTGGCACGCATTCGCGCGATCCTCCGACGCTCCAACTGGACCGATCAACAGCAGGCGGGTGATAACAGCGCACCGACGCTGGAAGTCGACGGCCTGCGTCTGAACCCCGGACGGCAGGAAGCCAGCTTTGACGATGTTGTACTGGATCTAACGGGCACCGAATTCACGCTGCTCTACCTGCTGGCACAGCGGCTGGGACAGGTGGTTTCGCGCGAGCATTTAAGTCAGGAAGTTCTGGGGAAACGGCTGACGCCGTTTGACCGCGCGATCGACATGCATATCTCGAACCTGCGGCGTAAATTGCCAGAACGTAAGGACAGTTTACCCTGGTTTAAAACGCTGCGTGGACGAGGCTACTTGATGGTATCGGCTGCATGA
- the cpxA gene encoding envelope stress sensor histidine kinase CpxA, with product MINSLTARIFAIFWLTLALVLMLVLMVPKLDSRQLTALLENEQRQGIMLEQHIEADLANTPANDLRWWLRLFWVLEKWAPPGQRLFLVTSEGRIFGAEKHETPIVRNFIGLSDNADHPQKKNYGRIELLGPFAVRDGDDNYQLYLIRPANSPQSDFISLLFDRPLLLLIFTMLISSPLLLWLAWSLAKPARKLKHAADEVAKGNLRQHPELESGPQEFQATGVSFNQMVSALERMVTAQQRLLSDISHELRTPLTRLQLATALLRRRQGEGNELNRIETETQRLDSMINDLLVLSRNQHKNELTREFLHADELWGNVLDDAAFEAEQVGKTLEVPYPPGPWMLFGNPASLDSALENIVRNALRYSHSHIEVAFSVDNQGITIKVDDDGPGVSPEDREQIFRPFYRTDEARDRESGGSGLGLAIVETAITQHKGWVKAEDSPLGGLRLIIWLPLHQR from the coding sequence ATGATCAATAGTTTGACCGCCCGTATCTTTGCCATTTTTTGGTTAACGCTGGCGCTGGTACTCATGCTGGTTCTGATGGTGCCCAAGCTGGACTCGCGCCAGCTTACCGCCTTGCTGGAAAATGAGCAGCGGCAGGGCATCATGCTGGAACAGCACATTGAAGCAGACCTCGCCAACACCCCTGCCAACGATCTGCGCTGGTGGCTACGGCTATTCTGGGTGCTGGAGAAGTGGGCTCCACCAGGACAGCGCCTGTTTCTGGTCACCAGCGAAGGACGGATCTTTGGCGCAGAGAAACATGAAACGCCAATCGTGCGTAATTTTATTGGATTGTCGGATAACGCCGATCACCCGCAAAAGAAAAATTACGGCCGCATTGAGCTTCTCGGTCCCTTTGCCGTCCGGGATGGTGATGACAACTATCAACTTTACCTGATTCGTCCTGCCAATAGCCCGCAGTCAGATTTCATTAGCCTGCTGTTTGACCGCCCTTTGCTGCTGCTGATTTTCACTATGTTGATCAGTTCACCGCTATTGCTCTGGCTCGCCTGGAGCCTGGCGAAACCCGCGCGTAAACTCAAGCACGCCGCCGATGAAGTCGCCAAAGGTAATTTACGCCAGCATCCTGAATTGGAATCTGGCCCGCAGGAATTTCAGGCGACGGGCGTCAGCTTTAACCAGATGGTCAGTGCGCTGGAACGGATGGTGACCGCACAGCAACGTCTGCTGTCAGATATCTCTCACGAGCTGCGCACACCGCTGACGCGCTTGCAACTGGCAACGGCGCTGCTGCGTCGGCGTCAGGGAGAAGGCAATGAGCTAAATCGTATCGAGACGGAAACCCAGCGGCTCGACAGCATGATTAACGACCTGCTGGTGCTGTCACGCAATCAGCACAAGAACGAACTGACCCGCGAGTTCTTGCATGCCGATGAACTATGGGGCAATGTGCTGGACGATGCCGCCTTTGAAGCCGAGCAGGTGGGTAAAACGCTGGAAGTCCCTTACCCTCCAGGGCCGTGGATGCTCTTCGGCAACCCCGCCTCACTCGACAGCGCACTGGAGAATATCGTGCGCAACGCGCTGCGTTATTCTCACAGCCACATTGAAGTCGCCTTCTCGGTGGATAATCAGGGCATCACCATTAAAGTGGATGACGATGGCCCCGGCGTTAGCCCGGAAGATCGTGAACAGATTTTCCGTCCTTTCTATCGAACAGATGAAGCGCGTGACCGCGAATCTGGCGGAAGCGGTTTGGGACTCGCCATCGTCGAAACGGCGATTACACAACACAAAGGGTGGGTAAAAGCGGAAGACAGCCCGCTGGGTGGATTGCGCTTAATCATCTGGCTGCCGTTGCATCAACGGTAA
- a CDS encoding DUF3142 domain-containing protein: MGRQARLLLVTPSIVLACLLSFCTQAAPINAAPSTVNAANATVDATRYQDFWLWAAVRPQPILHQAQTLYLHQGEVARRQGNVVFLRQGIPPSQLRVNRVWLAFRMTTLELSDRHLNRMLTLREKWQRHDNQVVGIQIDFDAKSYQLAGYVAFLTQLRERLPEDCQLSITGLLDWSKTGDVSALNRLQGKLDEVVVQTYQGRNTITNYAEYLPALMKLTLPFRLGLVQNGKWEKQWQQRLATSPYYRGEVVFLVNPLAKKSPPRSSKTE, encoded by the coding sequence GTGGGCAGACAAGCTCGATTATTACTGGTAACGCCGTCAATCGTGCTGGCCTGCCTACTCTCGTTTTGTACGCAGGCCGCCCCCATTAACGCTGCACCTTCAACCGTCAACGCGGCGAACGCCACCGTCGACGCGACGCGTTATCAGGATTTTTGGCTATGGGCCGCCGTGCGGCCACAACCAATTCTGCATCAGGCACAGACGCTGTATCTGCATCAGGGAGAGGTCGCCCGCCGTCAGGGCAACGTCGTTTTCCTGCGTCAGGGAATTCCGCCCAGCCAACTGCGCGTTAACCGCGTCTGGCTGGCTTTCCGTATGACCACGCTGGAGTTGTCCGATCGCCACCTGAACCGGATGCTAACATTACGGGAAAAGTGGCAACGCCACGATAATCAGGTTGTCGGAATTCAGATAGATTTTGACGCGAAAAGCTATCAACTTGCGGGCTATGTCGCGTTCTTAACACAATTACGCGAGCGTTTACCCGAAGATTGTCAGCTCAGTATCACGGGGCTGCTCGACTGGTCGAAAACGGGGGATGTCTCCGCACTGAATCGCTTACAGGGCAAGCTGGATGAAGTGGTAGTGCAAACCTATCAGGGACGCAACACCATTACCAACTACGCCGAGTACCTGCCCGCGCTGATGAAGCTGACCCTGCCGTTCCGGCTAGGGCTGGTACAAAACGGCAAGTGGGAAAAACAGTGGCAGCAGCGCCTTGCCACTTCACCGTATTATCGCGGGGAAGTGGTCTTTCTGGTGAACCCACTAGCGAAGAAATCACCACCGCGCAGCAGTAAGACTGAGTGA